The region GCGATCTACGGCTTGCTCGAAGCGCGGATGAGCCGGGCCGATCTCGTCATCTGCGCAGGCCTGACAGAAGGCTCCTGGCCCGGAAGCCCGGCGACTGATCCGCTGCTGGCACCGCCCATTCTCCGCGCATTGGGCATCCCCGGTGCCGATTTCCGCATCGGCCTTTCTGCACACGATCTTGCCGCTGCACTGGGAGCGCCAGAGGTTGTGCTCAGCCATGCGCACCGCGACGCGACCGGCCCGGTCATTCCTTCGCGCTTCCTGCTGCGCATTCACGCCATGCTTGGCGAGCAGTTGCGGCGCGAGACGCGCGCGGTCAACCTGGCGCGGGCGCTGGCCGACCCGGAACCGGAGCTGCCACACCCACGCCCACACCCGATGCCGAGCGCGGAGCAGCGGCGCGTGCCGATTGCGGTAACGGCGCTGGATCGGCTGCGCGGCGATCCGTACCAGTTCTACGCCTCGGCAATCCTTGGCCTGCGTCGCCTCGATCCGGTCGATGCCGATCCGTCGCCAGCCTGGAAAGGCACTGCGGTTCACGACGTGCTGAAAGCCTGGCACGATGGCGGCGGGCGTCCCGGCGAATTGGTGCCGCTTGCCGAACGCATGTTCGACGAGATGAGCGCACACCCCTTCATGCGCGCGATGTGGAAGCCGCGCCTGATCGATGCCTTGCTGTGGATCGAGGAGGAAACGGACCGGCTTGCCGGGGAGGGGCGCGACGTTCTGGCGATCGAGCGCAAGGGCGAAATCATCGTCGACGGCATCCGCATTCATGGCCGGGCCGACCGTATCGACAGGCTGGCCGACGGAACGCTGGCCGTAGTCGATTACAAGACCGGCACGCCGCCATCGGGCAAGATGGTGGCGCAAGGGTACGCCCTTCAGCTTGGCCTCATCGGCATGATTGCCCGGGGTGGCGGCATGGAGGGCGTCGCGGGCGAGCCGGTGAAGTTCGAGTACTGGTCGCTTGGCCGCAACAAGGATCGCAGCTTTGGCTACATGAAGTCGCCGGTCAAGGAAACGGCGCGGCAGACCGGCCTGTTGCTTGAAGACTTCTTGCCCGAAACCGAGCGTTTCCTGCGTGAAGCGATTGCGCGCTGGCTGCTTGGCAGCGAGCCATTCACGGCGCGGCTCAATCCCGATCTCCCGGGATACAGTGATTTCGACCAGTTGATGCGCCTCGACGAATGGCAAGGCCGCGAAGAGGAAGGCAGTCAGTGAGCAAGGTCTATCCGCTCAGGGACAATCAGGCGCACGCCGTCCATCCCCAGCGCACCGTCTGGCTCTCGGCATCGGCAGGGACCGGCAAGACGCAGGTGCTTTCGGCGCGCGTGCTGCGCTTGCTGCTGCAAGAGGGCGTGGAGCCGGAACAGATCCTCTGCCTCACCTTCACCAAGGCGGGCGCTGCCGAAATGGCGACCCGCGTGAACGAGGTGCTCGCCAGTTGGGTGCGCCTTCCCGAGATAGAGCTTGCCGCGCAGTTGAAGGCCATCGGCGCGCCGTTCGGCCCCGAAACCGTGGCCCGCGCGCGCAGCCGCTTTGCCGCCGTGCTCGATTGCCCGGGGGTGGGCTCAGGATCGAGACCATTCACGCTTTCTGCCAGTGGCTGCTTGCGTCGTTTCCCGTGGAGGCAGGCCTGCGACCGGGCACGCGGGCGATGGAAGACCGCGACCGGGCCTTGCTGGTCCGGCAAGTGCTGGCCGAACTGCTGGTCTCGGCCGAACTCGACGGCGACGAGGCACTGATCGACGGGCTCGCCTCGCTCTCGCGCCGGATGAGCGAGGATCAGGTCGAGGCCTTCCTGCTGCGTTGTGCAGGGGCGCTGGAGCTGTGGACCGGGCCAGGGGCGTGGCAACCGCCACTACGGCCTCGTATCAATCGCGTTATCGGCCTTGGCGAAAGTGATGGGCCTGACAGCCTTGCCGCCATGTGCGCCGACGATGGGTTCGATTGCGAGTCCGTCCGGCGTTGCATGGAGATGAACAGCGCCTGGGGGACAAAGGGCGGTATCGATGCGGCAAATGCACTCGGCGATTGGCTGGCGGCCAGCCCCGAAGCGCGCCTGAATGCCTTTGCCGAGCTGAAAAGCCAGTTTCTCACGGCCAAGGATGAACCGAGGTCGACCACGAATATCGAGAAGAAGCAGCCCGGCTATGCCGGCTATGCCGCCCGGGTCATTGCCTGCATCGAGGCGGTGAAGGCGCGCAAGGCACAGCTTGATCTTGCCGACCTGCTCGAAACGGCGCTTACCATCGGGCGCCGATTTGCCTTGGCATGGAGCGATGCCAAGGCGCGTGAGGGCTTCATCGATTTCGATGACCAGATCCGCACTGCCGCCGACCTCCTGACCAAGCGCACCAGCGCCGAATGGATCCGCTTCAAGCTCGATCGCCAGTTTGATCACATCCTTGTCGATGAAGCGCAGGACACCAACGCCGCACAGTGGGAGATCGTGCTGAAAGGGTTGGTCGAAGATTTCTTCACCGGTGAGGGGCAACGGGGACAGGTTGCCCGGACCCTATTCGTGGTTGGTGACTACAAGCAGGCCATCTTCGGCTTTCAGGGAACAAGTCCCGAGAACTTCGCCGCAGCCAAGCTGACAGTTCAGGCCCAACTTGCCCGGATGGCGGCCGTTCTGAACGACCCTGATCGCGAACTTCTGGATCTGGGGCTTGGCCAGTCGTTCCGCACGTCAAGACCGATCCTCGACTTCGTCGACCGCGCGATCGACCATCTGGGATGGGACAGGCTGGGGCTGGAGCAGAAGCCTGAGCGCCACGTCGGACTGGACATTCCCGGCACCATCGGCCTGTGGAAGGTCGTGAGCGATGATCTGGCCGAGGATGGCGACGAGGAGGACGGCGAAGGAGCCGGAAGCGAAAGTGCCGGGAGCGGGGGGGACGGGGCGACGAAGGCGCGGAAGCCTGGCTGTCGCGCCCGGATCGCAAGCTGGCCGACCAGATCGCCCTGCAGGTGAAGGCGTGGCTCGACAGCGGCTTTCCCCTTGGCAAGACGCAGCGCCATGCCGATGCCGGCGATGTCATGGTTCTTGTCCGCAAGCGCAAGGAACTGGCGGGGTTGATCGTAGCCAGACTCCATGCGCGCGGCGTGCCCGTCGCGGGCGTGGACCGGCTGCGTCTGGGGGCGCCGCTTGCCGTGCGGGATCTTGTTGCAGCCTTGCGGTTTGCCGCGCAGCCGCTGGATGACCTGAACCTGGCTGCCCTGCTGGTTTCTCCCCTGATCGGATGGAGCCAGGAAGACCTGCTGGAGCATGGTTACCGCAAGCAGGGCGTCCGTCTGTGGGACTGGCTGCGGCAGAATGAAGGGCCGCAGACTTTCGCCACGATGGACCAACTGCGCAGCCTGCTGGCCCGGGCCGATTACGATCCTCCGCACGTCCTGCTGCATTGGCTGCTGGTCGGTCCGTGGGATGGCCGTGGCCGGCTGGTGGCGCGGCTTGGTCGCGAGGCCAACGATCCCATCGACGAACTGCTCAATGCAGCGATCGCGTTTTCCAGCGCCAATGTGCCTAGCCTGATCGGGTTCCTGCAGTGGTTCGATGCGGGCGAGGGCGAGTTGAAGCGCGAGGCAGGCAAGGCCGACGGGCTGGTGCGGGTGATGACCGTGCATGGATCGAAAGGGCTGCAGGCGCCGATCGTGATCCTTGCCGATGCGGCGGATGATCCGGACCTGTCGCCGCCCCGCGGGCTTGAGCTTGTCGAAGACGTTCTGGGGTCCGTGCGCAAGGTCCCGCTCCCGCCGCTGCGCAAGGAGGAGAAGGCACCGGCTGTTCTCGAGGCCGAGGCCGAAGCCAAGCGCGCCGAACGCGAGGAGCACTGGCGCCTGCTCTATGTGGCGATGACCCGCGCCGAGGAAGCCCTGTTCATCGCCGGGGCCAAGGGCAAGAAGCGCCGGAAGGGGCAGGCGAGCTTCCCGAAGACAGCTGGTATGCACAACTCGAGCCGCTGTTTGCGGACGATTGGCGCAGCAATCCGCTGTGGGGTGCGGTCAAGCTGATCGGAGGTCCTGCCAGCCTGACCAAGGCGCCGGCCGAACGGTCCGAATCTTCTGTGCGAATTGCGGTTCCGCAGGTCTTGCGCACCGCAGTCGGCCCTGAACCGCGCCCGCCGCGCCCGCTCGCACCTTCATCGTTGGGCGAGGACGAGGCCCCGGATCCGCCGGCGCCACCCGGACCGCATGCGATGCTGGCGGCAAGACGCGGAACGCTGCTGCACCGTCTGATCGAGCGTTTGCCGGAATTGCCGGTCGAGCAGCGACATGACGCCGGTCTTGCCTGGCTTGCCCGGATGGCGAGCGATTTCGACAGGTCGGACCACGTGGGCATGGTGTCGGACGCCATCGCGGTGCTTGACCAACCGGGCTGGAACGATGTGTTCGGCCCGGATTCCCTCGCCGAAGTGCCGCTCGCAGCGGTTGTCGGCGGCCGGGTGGTGAGTGGCACGGTCGACCGCCTGGTCATCTCGGACAAGGGCATAAGGATCGTCGATTTCAAGACGGCGCGGCGCCCTCCGGCCACGCTCGAGGAGATTCCTTCGGCCTATATCCGGCAGATGGCGGCCTATGTTGCTTCGCTTGAGGCTATCCACCCCGGATTGCCGGTCGAAGCGGCGCTGCTCTATACGCACACGCCGCAATTGTTCGTTATTCCCGATGGCCTGATCGCAGCGCAAAAGCTGCGCATTGCCGGGGTTCAGGAATCCTTGTCCGGCTGATCTGTTGCACCGCGCGCGCGAGTGCCTAGATTGCCATCAACCACACAGGAGTTTCACGCAATGTCGACCAAGGCCGTTTCCGACGCCACTTTTGCCTCCGAAGTTCTGGGCAGCAGCAAGCCTGTCCTCGTCGACTTCTGGGCGGATTGGTGTGGCCCGTGCAAGATGATCGCCCCCGCACTTGAAGAGATCTCGGAAGAGCTGGCCGACAAGGTCGAGATCGCCAAGGTCGACATCATGGAGAACACCGACATCGCCAGCCAGTTCGGCGTCCAGTCGATCCCGCTGCTGATCCTGTTCAAGGATGGTCAGCCGGTTGCCCAGAAGCTGGGGGCGGCGCCCAAGAGCCA is a window of Novosphingobium sp. THN1 DNA encoding:
- a CDS encoding UvrD-helicase domain-containing protein, whose translation is MEAGLRPGTRAMEDRDRALLVRQVLAELLVSAELDGDEALIDGLASLSRRMSEDQVEAFLLRCAGALELWTGPGAWQPPLRPRINRVIGLGESDGPDSLAAMCADDGFDCESVRRCMEMNSAWGTKGGIDAANALGDWLAASPEARLNAFAELKSQFLTAKDEPRSTTNIEKKQPGYAGYAARVIACIEAVKARKAQLDLADLLETALTIGRRFALAWSDAKAREGFIDFDDQIRTAADLLTKRTSAEWIRFKLDRQFDHILVDEAQDTNAAQWEIVLKGLVEDFFTGEGQRGQVARTLFVVGDYKQAIFGFQGTSPENFAAAKLTVQAQLARMAAVLNDPDRELLDLGLGQSFRTSRPILDFVDRAIDHLGWDRLGLEQKPERHVGLDIPGTIGLWKVVSDDLAEDGDEEDGEGAGSESAGSGGDGATKARKPGCRARIASWPTRSPCR
- a CDS encoding 3'-5' exonuclease, producing the protein MKAWLDSGFPLGKTQRHADAGDVMVLVRKRKELAGLIVARLHARGVPVAGVDRLRLGAPLAVRDLVAALRFAAQPLDDLNLAALLVSPLIGWSQEDLLEHGYRKQGVRLWDWLRQNEGPQTFATMDQLRSLLARADYDPPHVLLHWLLVGPWDGRGRLVARLGREANDPIDELLNAAIAFSSANVPSLIGFLQWFDAGEGELKREAGKADGLVRVMTVHGSKGLQAPIVILADAADDPDLSPPRGLELVEDVLGSVRKVPLPPLRKEEKAPAVLEAEAEAKRAEREEHWRLLYVAMTRAEEALFIAGAKGKKRRKGQASFPKTAGMHNSSRCLRTIGAAIRCGVRSS
- a CDS encoding PD-(D/E)XK nuclease family protein; protein product: MLAARRGTLLHRLIERLPELPVEQRHDAGLAWLARMASDFDRSDHVGMVSDAIAVLDQPGWNDVFGPDSLAEVPLAAVVGGRVVSGTVDRLVISDKGIRIVDFKTARRPPATLEEIPSAYIRQMAAYVASLEAIHPGLPVEAALLYTHTPQLFVIPDGLIAAQKLRIAGVQESLSG
- the trxA gene encoding thioredoxin, which translates into the protein MSTKAVSDATFASEVLGSSKPVLVDFWADWCGPCKMIAPALEEISEELADKVEIAKVDIMENTDIASQFGVQSIPLLILFKDGQPVAQKLGAAPKSQIKGWLESVL